A genomic stretch from Desulfohalobium retbaense DSM 5692 includes:
- the ribE gene encoding 6,7-dimethyl-8-ribityllumazine synthase yields MQELQTIEGHLTGQGLRFGIIATRFNDFIVDRLISGAVDYLVRHGVDRADITLIRLPGAFEMPLVAKRIAASQKYDGIICLGAIIRGATPHFDFVAAEASKGLAQVALDAEIPVGFGILTTDTLEQAIERAGSKAGNKGVEAAQATLETAQVMSQL; encoded by the coding sequence ATGCAAGAGCTACAGACCATCGAAGGACACCTCACAGGCCAGGGATTGCGCTTCGGCATCATCGCCACCCGGTTCAACGACTTCATTGTCGACCGGCTCATCTCCGGGGCCGTGGATTATCTGGTCCGCCACGGCGTTGACCGGGCTGATATAACCCTTATCCGTCTTCCCGGTGCCTTTGAAATGCCCCTGGTGGCCAAGCGGATCGCAGCCTCACAAAAATACGACGGCATTATCTGCCTGGGCGCCATCATCCGTGGCGCCACCCCCCACTTTGATTTTGTGGCCGCTGAAGCCAGCAAAGGCTTGGCCCAGGTCGCCCTCGACGCCGAAATACCGGTCGGTTTCGGTATCCTGACCACGGATACCCTGGAACAGGCCATTGAGCGCGCCGGGAGCAAGGCCGGCAACAAGGGCGTGGAAGCGGCACAGGCAACCCTTGAAACGGCTCAAGTCATGAGCCAGCTGTAG
- the nusB gene encoding transcription antitermination factor NusB, with protein sequence MAKSTKSARRLGRQTAFQVLYSLNFQESHGNGLALLQRTFTHLIEQEEVGEAAADFAWELVQGVWENRDELDELISRHSQHWRVGRIAKIELSILRLALYEMYFRSDIPPKVAINEGVELAKEFGDEQSRGFVNGILDAAAKACPKR encoded by the coding sequence ATGGCCAAAAGCACTAAATCAGCACGGCGCCTGGGGCGGCAGACTGCCTTTCAGGTGCTGTATTCTTTGAATTTCCAAGAGTCGCACGGCAACGGACTGGCTCTTTTGCAACGGACCTTCACCCATTTGATCGAACAGGAGGAGGTCGGAGAGGCAGCCGCTGATTTCGCGTGGGAACTGGTCCAGGGCGTCTGGGAAAACCGGGACGAGCTGGACGAGCTCATCAGTCGCCACTCGCAGCATTGGCGTGTGGGACGCATCGCCAAGATCGAACTCTCCATTTTGCGTCTGGCGCTGTATGAAATGTACTTCCGCTCGGACATCCCCCCGAAGGTAGCGATCAACGAGGGTGTCGAACTGGCCAAGGAATTCGGTGACGAACAGTCCCGGGGCTTCGTCAACGGCATTCTGGATGCGGCCGCCAAAGCCTGCCCGAAACGGTGA
- the leuS gene encoding leucine--tRNA ligase gives MEEYTPQHIETTWQDAWSRNRDFDTAVDPDKPKYYVLEMFPYPSGRIHMGHVRVYTIGDVIARFKRMRGYNVFHPMGWDAFGLPAENAAIKHGTHPAKWTYANITEMRQQLQRLGYSLEWQRELATCHPGYYKWEQLFFLKLYEKGLIYRKKAPVNWCPGCNTVLANEQVEEGMCWRCDSEVEHKELAQWFVRITAYADELLQDLDKLDGTWPERVITMQRNWIGKSYGSEIDFQVDGLEESIRVFTTRPDTLYGATFMSLAPEHPLVETCIARAEDPEAVRAFVERIRNQDRNIRSIEEQEKEGIFTGSYCLNPVTGERMPIYVANFVLMEYGTGAVMAVPAHDQRDFEFATKYNLPIRVVIQPDNEACLEETTLEQAYTEPGILAQSGPFTGQDNESAKQAITEHLEANGQGTQTVQYRLRDWNISRQRYWGAPIPMVYCDTCGVQPVPAEDLPVDLPLEVQTNPDGRSPLPDSEAFVHTTCPQCGGIAQRETDTMDTFVESSWYFARYTASRLESAPFDKEALDYWLPVDQYIGGIEHAILHLLYARFFTKALRDLGYMDLDEPFQHLLTQGMVLKDGAKMSKSKGNIVDPNEMLETYGADTTRLFTLFAAPPERDLDWNDKAVEGAYRFLARLWRMGQDLSGTLPTLPACAPLPAGELSETAAALRRKEHLTVQKVSADMEEKFQFNTAIAAVMELVNEISAARESLLASETDRHALGSALATTLTLLAPMTPHLCEELWQRLGHTTPLAQTGWPTYDPDALRQDEVQIVVQVNGKLRGKIAVATDAAKETIQEAALAHENVQHHISGKEIKKVIVVPGKLVNVVAA, from the coding sequence ATGGAGGAATACACTCCCCAGCACATAGAAACCACCTGGCAGGACGCATGGTCCAGGAACCGGGATTTTGACACCGCAGTCGATCCTGACAAGCCCAAGTATTATGTCTTGGAAATGTTTCCCTATCCCTCCGGGCGGATCCATATGGGCCATGTCCGCGTCTACACCATCGGCGATGTCATTGCCCGCTTCAAGCGTATGCGCGGCTACAATGTCTTCCATCCTATGGGCTGGGACGCGTTCGGACTGCCAGCGGAAAACGCGGCCATCAAGCACGGTACGCATCCGGCCAAATGGACCTACGCCAACATCACGGAAATGCGCCAGCAACTCCAACGGCTCGGGTACTCCCTGGAATGGCAGCGAGAACTGGCCACCTGTCATCCCGGCTATTACAAATGGGAACAGCTCTTTTTCCTCAAGCTGTATGAAAAAGGGCTCATCTACCGCAAAAAGGCGCCCGTGAACTGGTGCCCCGGCTGCAACACCGTGCTGGCCAACGAACAGGTCGAAGAAGGGATGTGCTGGCGCTGCGACAGCGAGGTCGAGCACAAGGAACTCGCCCAATGGTTCGTACGTATCACTGCTTACGCCGACGAATTGCTGCAGGACCTGGATAAACTGGACGGGACCTGGCCCGAACGGGTGATCACCATGCAGCGCAATTGGATCGGCAAAAGCTACGGTTCGGAAATCGATTTTCAGGTCGACGGGCTTGAGGAGTCGATCCGGGTCTTCACCACCCGCCCGGACACCCTCTACGGCGCGACATTCATGAGCCTGGCCCCGGAGCATCCGCTTGTCGAGACGTGCATTGCCCGCGCCGAGGACCCAGAGGCAGTGCGGGCCTTTGTCGAGCGTATCCGCAACCAGGACCGCAATATCCGCTCCATAGAGGAGCAGGAAAAAGAAGGGATCTTCACCGGCTCCTATTGCCTCAATCCGGTCACCGGGGAGCGGATGCCCATCTATGTCGCCAATTTTGTGCTCATGGAATACGGCACCGGAGCGGTCATGGCTGTGCCGGCCCATGACCAGCGGGACTTTGAATTCGCCACCAAATACAATCTTCCCATCCGCGTGGTCATTCAACCGGACAATGAGGCCTGCCTGGAGGAAACCACCTTGGAACAGGCCTATACGGAACCCGGCATTCTGGCCCAGTCCGGACCGTTCACCGGCCAGGACAACGAATCCGCCAAGCAGGCGATCACCGAACACCTTGAGGCCAACGGCCAGGGCACGCAAACCGTGCAATACCGGCTGCGGGATTGGAATATCTCCCGGCAGCGGTATTGGGGCGCCCCCATCCCGATGGTCTATTGCGACACCTGCGGGGTCCAGCCCGTTCCCGCCGAGGACCTGCCCGTGGACCTCCCCCTCGAGGTCCAGACCAACCCCGACGGCCGTTCCCCCCTTCCGGACAGCGAAGCCTTTGTGCACACCACGTGTCCCCAATGCGGCGGAATCGCTCAGCGCGAGACAGACACCATGGACACCTTTGTCGAATCGAGCTGGTATTTTGCCCGTTACACCGCCTCGCGCCTGGAGTCGGCCCCCTTTGACAAAGAGGCTCTGGACTATTGGCTGCCGGTGGACCAATACATCGGCGGCATTGAGCACGCCATTTTACACCTGCTCTACGCCCGCTTTTTTACCAAAGCCTTGCGCGATCTGGGGTATATGGATCTTGACGAACCGTTTCAGCACCTGCTGACCCAGGGCATGGTTCTCAAGGATGGGGCCAAGATGTCCAAGTCCAAGGGCAACATCGTTGACCCCAACGAGATGCTGGAGACCTACGGCGCGGACACCACCCGTTTGTTCACTCTGTTCGCGGCGCCGCCGGAACGGGATCTGGACTGGAACGACAAGGCCGTCGAGGGGGCCTACCGTTTTCTGGCCCGCCTGTGGCGCATGGGTCAGGACCTCTCCGGTACGCTTCCGACCCTGCCCGCATGCGCGCCGCTGCCAGCGGGCGAACTCTCCGAGACCGCTGCCGCGTTACGCCGCAAGGAGCACCTCACAGTCCAGAAGGTCTCCGCGGACATGGAAGAAAAATTCCAATTCAATACAGCCATTGCCGCAGTGATGGAACTGGTCAACGAGATTTCCGCCGCTCGGGAATCCTTGCTGGCAAGCGAAACGGACCGTCACGCCCTGGGCTCGGCTCTGGCCACGACACTGACCTTGCTTGCGCCCATGACGCCCCATCTTTGCGAAGAGTTGTGGCAGCGGCTCGGGCACACGACGCCGCTGGCCCAGACCGGCTGGCCGACGTACGATCCCGACGCCCTGCGGCAGGACGAGGTCCAGATTGTGGTCCAGGTCAACGGCAAATTGCGGGGCAAGATCGCCGTAGCCACGGATGCGGCAAAAGAAACCATCCAGGAGGCCGCGCTCGCTCATGAAAACGTCCAGCATCACATCTCCGGCAAGGAAATCAAGAAAGTCATTGTCGTTCCGGGCAAACTGGTCAATGTGGTCGCGGCCTGA
- the lptE gene encoding LPS assembly lipoprotein LptE — protein sequence MWSRPEYAFTLLLAVLMLLAGCGYHLSSAAPVALPQGMTRLALDSVSQPSTESWMEPYLRRSLRDELARRGQITWVSRDAAQGLIRLKVTSYSDSGLRQSSDEDTVKSEIRIAGEAQIFESASSQRVWNSGQVQTNVSYQTDNESSTAAGKDAVDDFIERLVDRLGSGF from the coding sequence ATGTGGTCGCGGCCTGAATACGCATTCACGCTCCTGCTGGCCGTGCTCATGTTGCTCGCCGGCTGCGGCTACCATTTGAGTTCTGCAGCGCCGGTCGCCTTGCCCCAGGGCATGACCCGGTTGGCTCTGGATAGCGTCAGCCAACCGAGCACCGAGTCCTGGATGGAGCCGTATCTCCGTCGCAGCCTGCGCGATGAATTGGCCCGCCGGGGCCAGATCACCTGGGTCAGCCGGGACGCGGCCCAGGGACTGATCCGGCTCAAGGTCACCTCCTATTCCGACTCGGGATTGCGGCAAAGCAGCGACGAGGACACCGTCAAATCCGAAATTCGGATCGCCGGTGAGGCCCAGATCTTCGAGTCTGCGTCCTCACAGCGGGTCTGGAACTCCGGCCAGGTCCAGACCAACGTTTCCTACCAAACTGACAATGAGAGCAGTACCGCTGCCGGCAAAGACGCTGTGGACGACTTCATCGAACGGCTCGTCGACCGGCTCGGCAGTGGCTTTTGA
- a CDS encoding DNA polymerase III subunit delta produces MSRPGFLFCFCPDSQWLQKRLTALLQKDGEVWDRHIYWADEEFPERLWEDLTLTSLIGGKRAVILRRAEALKAEDWKKFSPLLRSFNPQVWPIFCLEHEWKRSTPSIPAGLQHRPFWKLAQQKKWIWQSPGLTREALPEYLQRWARARSITLPAVVQEKAAQRLPLQVAALDNELAKLELLAKDRGNTLQLEDLEVITHEPDLDIFAFMSSLQEGGANLQIWRTVFHDRLGSDSEMVFPFLGLLVREARLLWQLEYGPVEGIRLPHRVKNRKAALARQLGGPRLTQIWSLALEAEAGIKSGERTPDQALETLLTGLMRLFRS; encoded by the coding sequence ATGTCCCGACCGGGCTTTCTTTTCTGTTTCTGCCCCGACAGCCAGTGGTTGCAAAAGCGGCTCACGGCCTTGCTCCAAAAGGACGGGGAGGTCTGGGACCGTCACATCTATTGGGCGGACGAAGAGTTCCCCGAACGGTTGTGGGAAGACCTGACCCTGACCTCGCTGATCGGGGGCAAACGGGCGGTCATCCTCCGCCGGGCCGAGGCCCTTAAAGCTGAAGACTGGAAAAAGTTCAGCCCCCTTCTGCGCAGTTTCAATCCCCAGGTCTGGCCGATATTCTGCCTTGAGCACGAATGGAAACGAAGCACCCCTTCCATTCCCGCCGGTTTGCAGCACCGCCCGTTTTGGAAGCTGGCGCAGCAAAAGAAATGGATCTGGCAGTCGCCTGGCCTGACGCGCGAAGCCCTGCCGGAATACCTTCAGCGCTGGGCTCGGGCTCGCTCGATAACGCTTCCGGCCGTAGTACAGGAAAAGGCGGCCCAACGCTTGCCCCTCCAGGTCGCCGCCCTTGACAATGAACTGGCCAAACTTGAGCTTCTCGCCAAGGATCGCGGCAACACACTCCAACTCGAGGACCTGGAGGTCATCACCCACGAACCGGACCTCGACATTTTCGCGTTCATGAGTTCGCTCCAGGAGGGAGGCGCCAATCTCCAGATCTGGCGGACCGTCTTCCACGACCGCCTGGGCTCTGATTCCGAGATGGTCTTTCCCTTTCTGGGCCTGTTGGTTCGCGAAGCCCGGCTCTTGTGGCAGCTTGAGTACGGGCCGGTGGAGGGCATCCGGTTGCCGCACAGGGTCAAAAACCGCAAGGCAGCCCTGGCCCGGCAGCTCGGCGGCCCCCGGCTGACGCAAATCTGGTCCTTGGCCCTGGAGGCCGAGGCCGGCATCAAGTCGGGCGAGCGCACCCCGGACCAGGCTTTGGAAACATTGCTCACCGGCCTGATGCGCCTGTTTCGCAGCTGA